In a genomic window of Punica granatum isolate Tunisia-2019 chromosome 6, ASM765513v2, whole genome shotgun sequence:
- the LOC116210883 gene encoding probable receptor-like protein kinase At2g42960, with protein sequence MQLTRQRAASAGGGAAGGGAVVLVGVKLDGESKELLTWALVKVAQPGDRVIALHVLDSSSSSSSIEGTSSLISLVNAFDSVLAVYEGFCNLKEVDLKLKVCRGPSVSKVLVREAKLSPSAKIIVGTSKTQHRIRSSACVAKYCARNLSKNFSVWAVESGKVVFKRDVSQLNSDPSKDDKRHKPYTRLLHHSLSKNLKLAENCDVGRRQCVHKSDSSCGLRKDCVETSSQDVTLSSEKAEDDAVDNSLALVPFQEIEEAATSSDSIIVRESRGFRPGWSFLQRMFLPKWQQAEKSTGKKITAVQRVLRLPSTQSSAVVYPDQKQSNYVQNDDQSCDLNAERGAIVPIGSEGVCPLSLDSASKSTLKELEGLHEKYSSTCRLFNYEELLAATSNLMPENLVGRGGSSQVYQGRLSDGKELAVKILKPSDDAVKEFASEIDIITTLNHKNIISLLGFCYENNNLALVYDFLERGSLEENLHGEKKDPHAFGWRERYKVTVGIAEALDYIHNGCAQPVIHKDVKSSNILLSEDFEPQLSDFGFASWVADLSCQVTTDDVAGTFGYLAPEYFMHGKVSDRVDVYAFGVVILELLSGRKPIGGEYPKGQESLVMWAKPILRSGKVSQLLDPSLGSDYDHEHIGRMVLAATLCVRHSPQTRPEISLILKLLQGDEEAIKWAREQISSSSELDGLDGEDSPVSTIQCHLNLALQDLEDDSLSTSSTEQSISLLEDYMRGRWSRSSSFD encoded by the exons ATGCAACTGACCAGGCAGCGTGCGGCGAGCGCTGGTGGGGGAGCGGCCGGTGGAGGGGCGGTGGTGCTGGTCGGTGTGAAATTAGACGGGGAGAGCAAGGAGCTGCTGACTTGGGCCCTGGTAAAGGTTGCTCAGCCTGGAGATCGCGTCATTGCTCTTCACGTCCTtgactcctcctcctcctcctcctccattg AGGGAACATCGTCGTTGATTTCTCTGGTGAATGCGTTTGATTCCGTGCTCGCTGTCTATGAAGGTTTCTGCAACTTGAAAGAG GTGGATTTGAAGTTGAAGGTATGCAGAGGGCCATCAGTGAGTAAAGTGTTAGTTCGGGAAGCAAAATTGTCCCCATCAGCAAAGATAATTGTGGGAACCTCCAAGACCCAACACAGAATCCGGTCATCTGCTTGTGTAGCTAAGTACTGTGCAAGGAATTTGTCCAAGAATTTCTCAGTTTGGGCCGTTGAGAGTGGAAAGGTTGTGTTCAAGAGAGATGTGTCTCAGCTCAATTCAGATCCCTCAAAAG ATGATAAGAGGCACAAACCTTACACGCGCCTGCTCCATCATTCTCTGAGCAAAAACTTGAAATTGGCTGAGAATTGTGATGTTGGCAGGAGGCAGTGCGTGCATAAGTCTGATTCCTCATGTGGGTTGAGGAAGGATTGTGTAGAAACGTCTTCTCAGGATGTCACATTATCATCAGAAAAGGCTGAAGATGATGCGGTTGACAATTCCTTGGCCCTGGTACCATTTCAGGAGATTGAGGAGGCTGCCACAAGCTCAGATTCCATAATAGTTCGAGAATCGCGTGGATTTAGACCTGGTTGGTCATTTCTTCAGCGGATGTTCTTGCCAAAGTGGCAACAAGCAGAAAAATCTACCGGAAAGAAGATAACTGCTGTTCAACGGGTTTTGAGACTACCAAGCACGCAGTCCTCTGCCGTTGTCTATCCTGATCAAAAGCAGAGCAACTATGTTCAAAACGATGATCAATCTTGTGATTTGAATGCAGAGCGAGGTGCTATTGTACCCATTGGATCTGAAGGTGTCTGTCCTCTTTCACTTGACAGTGCCTCAAAGAGTACTCTAAAGGAATTGGAGGGACTACACGAAAAATATTCTTCCACTTGCAGATTGTTCAATTATGAGGAACTTTTGGCAGCTACTTCGAACTTGATGCCTG AGAATCTGGTCGGAAGAGGTGGAAGCAGTCAGGTCTATCAAGGGCGTCTCTCTGATGGCAAGGAACTGGCAGTGAAAATCTTGAAGCCATCTGATGATGCAGTGAAGGAATTTGCTTCGGAAATTGACATCATTACTACCTTAAATCACAAGAACATAATATCCCTGCTCGGTTTCTGCTATGAGAACAACAACCTTGCCTTGGTTTATGATTTTCTAGAAAGAGGAAGCTTAGAGGAGAATCTTCATG GTGAAAAGAAGGATCCTCATGCATTTGGGTGGCGAGAGAGGTACAAGGTCACGGTCGGCATAGCTGAGGCACTGGACTACATACATAACGGCTGTGCTCAACCAGTTATTCACAAAGATGTGAAGTCTTCAAACATTCTTCTCTCTGAGGATTTTGAGCCACAG TTATCAGATTTTGGATTTGCCAGTTGGGTTGCAGATCTGTCGTGTCAAGTGACCACAGACGATGTTGCTGGAACCTTTGG TTACTTGGCTCCAGAGTACTTCATGCATGGCAAAGTGAGCGACAGAGTCGATGTTTATGCATTTGGTGTTGTAATTCTTGAGCTTCTATCTGGTAGAAAGCCGATTGGTGGTGAGTACCCAAAGGGTCAAGAGAGCCTGGTCATGTGG GCGAAGCCCATTTTACGGTCTGGGAAGGTTTCCCAATTGCTAGATCCGAGCTTGGGAAGTGATTATGACCATGAACACATCGGAAGAATGGTTTTAGCCGCTACCCTTTGTGTCAGGCATTCGCCCCAAACTCGTCCTGAAATTAGCCTT ATATTGAAGCTTCTCCAAGGCGATGaggaagcaataaagtggGCAAGGGAACAAATTAGTTCGTCATCAGAACTCGATGGTTTGGACGGGGAAGACTCCCCTGTTAGTACCATCCAGTGTCACCTCAATCTCGCCTTGCAAGATTTGGAGGATGACTCCCTTTCCACCAGCAGCACGGAGCAAAGCATCTCATTGTTGGAGGATTACATGCGGGGAAGATGGAGTCGGTCCTCGAGCTTTGACTAA
- the LOC116210884 gene encoding chitinase 2-like, which yields MASRNLFIALFILQSFLFLSQFPALRAAPSSNLFREYIGAEFKNVRFSDVPIHSGVDFHFLLSFAIDYDTSGTSPTDGKFNVFWDTDNLSPDQVSSIKGQNSNVKVGLSLGGDSVQSGNAYFNPSSVSAWVSNAVASLTSIIQKYNLDGIDIDYEHFKADPDTFANCIGQLISTLKKNGVIQFASIAPFADDDVQSHYLALWRKYGHIIDYVNFQFYAYDQGTTVSQFLDYFNKQTSNYDGGKVLASFISDGSGGLTPENGFFKACSRLKSQGKLNGIFIWSADDSKANGFRYEKQSQALLASAH from the coding sequence atggcttCGCGCAATCTCTTCATCGCTCTTTTCATTCTTCAATCGTTCCTATTCTTATCTCAGTTCCCGGCCCTACGGGCGGCCCCCAGCTCGAACTTGTTCAGGGAGTACATAGGCGCGGAGTTCAAGAACGTCCGCTTCTCCGATGTCCCCATCCATAGCGGGGTCGACTTCCACTTCCTCCTCTCCTTTGCCATCGATTACGACACCTCAGGCACCTCCCCGACGGATGGGAAGTTCAATGTCTTCTGGGATACGGACAACCTCAGCCCGGATCAGGTCTCCTCGATCAAGGGCCAGAATTCGAATGTGAAAGTGGGCCTGAGCTTGGGAGGTGACAGCGTGCAGAGCGGCAACGCCTACTTCAACCCTTCGTCGGTCAGTGCTTGGGTATCCAATGCCGTAGCTTCCCTCACATCGATCATCCAGAAATACAACCTTGATGGGATAGACATCGACTATGAGCACTTCAAGGCGGACCCGGATACATTTGCCAATTGCATCGGACAGCTCATAAGCACCCTCAAGAAAAACGGAGTGATCCAGTTTGCTTCAATAGCCCCATTTGCAGATGACGATGTCCAGTCGCACTACTTGGCCCTGTGGAGGAAATACGGGCACATCATCGATTACGTGAACTTCCAATTCTATGCTTACGACCAGGGCACCACCGTGTCTCAGTTCCTCGACTACTTCAACAAGCAGACCTCGAACTATGATGGCGGGAAGGTCCTGGCAAGCTTCATCAGCGATGGGAGCGGCGGACTGACGCCGGAAAATGGGTTCTTCAAGGCGTGCAGCAGGCTCAAGAGCCAGGGGAAGCTGAACGGGATATTCATCTGGTCGGCGGATGATTCAAAGGCAAATGGATTTCGATATGAGAAGCAATCGCAGGCACTGTTAGCGTCTGCTCACTAG
- the LOC116211622 gene encoding uncharacterized protein LOC116211622 codes for MADEQQGDQQAVGPSAAGWRATVEEQYRKIKENAEAYPYVWASYVVVYGGFGLWMAYRWRKLRRTEDRVRVLQERLRELVRAEEESAAASASSSSAAAEKATGVPPAAVSADKAPPVADKAPQ; via the coding sequence ATGGCGGATGAGCAACAAGGAGATCAGCAGGCCGTGGGTCCCTCAGCGGCTGGGTGGAGAGCAACGGTGGAAGAACAGTACCGGAAGATCAAAGAGAATGCGGAGGCCTACCCCTATGTCTGGGCTTCGTACGTTGTTGTTTATGGCGGTTTCGGCCTTTGGATGGCTTACCGGTGGAGGAAGCTCCGGAGGACCGAGGACAGGGTCCGAGTCCTTCAGGAGAGACTCCGGGAGCTCGTCCGAGCTGAGGAGGAGTCTGCAGCAGCCTCAGCTTCATCATCTTCAGCAGCAGCAGAGAAGGCTACAGGAGTACCTCCTGCCGCTGTGTCAGCAGACAAGGCCCCGCCTGTCGCGGATAAAGCTCCCCAGTAG
- the LOC116211621 gene encoding chitinase 2-like → MAPHKHLIALLILQSLLLSSQFPALWAAPSSNLFREYIGAQFKNVRFSDVPIYGGVDFHFLLSFAIDYDSSGSSPTDGKFNVFWDTDNLSPDQVSSIKAQNSKVKVGLSLGGDSVHSSKAYFDPSSAQSWVSNAVASLTSIVQRYNLDGIDIDYEHFKADPETFADCIGQLISSLKNNGVIQFASIAPFADDDVQSHYLALWRKYGQIIDYVNFQFYGYDKGTTVSQFLDYFDQQASNYDGGKVLVSFISDGSSGLLPENGFFTACSRLKSEGKLNGIFIWSADDSKANGFPYEKQSQEMLASAN, encoded by the coding sequence ATGGCTCCCCACAAGCACTTGATCGCCCTTTTGATTCTTCAATCGCTTCTCCTCTCGTCTCAGTTCCCGGCCCTATGGGCGGCCCCGAGCTCAAACTTGTTCAGGGAGTACATTGGTGCTCAGTTCAAGAACGTTCGCTTCTCCGATGTCCCCATCTACGGAGGGGTCGACTTCCACTTCCTCCTCTCCTTTGCCATCGATTATGACTCCTCGGGCTCGTCCCCGACAGACGGGAAGTTCAACGTCTTCTGGGACACGGACAACCTCAGCCCCGATCAGGTTTCCTCGATCAAGGCCCAAAACTCGAAAGTGAAGGTGGGCCTGAGCCTAGGAGGCGATAGCGTGCACAGCAGCAAGGCCTACTTTGACCCTTCCTCCGCCCAATCCTGGGTTTCCAATGCCGTCGCTTCACTTACATCGATCGTCCAACGTTACAATCTTGATGGGATCGATATCGACTACGAGCACTTCAAGGCGGACCCCGAAACATTTGCAGATTGCATCGGGCAGCTCATAAGCTCCCTCAAGAACAACGGAGTGATTCAGTTCGCTTCGATAGCCCCGTTTGCAGACGACGATGTTCAGTCGCACTACTTGGCCCTGTGGAGAAAATACGGGCAAATCATTGATTATGTCAACTTCCAATTTTACGGTTATGATAAGGGCACCACCGTGTCTCAGTTCCTCGACTACTTTGATCAGCAGGCCTCGAACTATGATGGTGGGAAGGTCTTGGTTAGCTTCATCAGCGATGGGAGCAGTGGACTGTTACCAGAAAATGGGTTCTTCACGGCATGCAGCAGGCTCAAGAGCGAGGGCAAGTTGAACGGGATATTCATATGGTCAGCAGATGATTCAAAGGCAAACGGGTTTCCATACGAGAAACAATCGCAGGAAATGTTAGCGAGTGCCAACTAG